From the Hordeum vulgare subsp. vulgare chromosome 1H, MorexV3_pseudomolecules_assembly, whole genome shotgun sequence genome, the window CCATCTCATTGACCACCACCGGCATGCTGCGGCGAGCAGCACTGGGTCGGCGCGTCATCCGACCTCCCCTTCCCGCCTCATCCTCCGATCGTCGCCCTCTTCTGTGACCTCACCTCCTCACGACCTTGCCTCCTCCTCTTTCACCTCAAGGTCGGGCAAGTGTCCATGTGTCTAGGACAGTGATGATGGCGAGCGACGACCGTGCAAGAAGCTGACTACGGTTGTGGTGTTGACGACGACGACCGAGGCCTCCTCTTTCTCCACCTCAAGCACAAAAAGGTGACCTCAGCATCTACATCGACTCGATAGGCCGAGACCATATAGATAAGTAGTTGACCAACATCATCAAGTTTTTGTAGTTGTTTGTTTCATTTCATGCGCCTGAAGTATCTTGAATGTGTATGCATCTTGTAGTTGTTAGTTTTTATAGTTCTTGTAGTTGTTTTCCCAAGTAATTGATGTTGCAATGGGGTAGCCTGTTAGGATTTGTAATGGCATCAGGTTCACGTGAATATGTTGAGCAGGATAAGCTACCTCGTGTGAAGACAAAGACCACATCTATGGTTTGGAATGAGTTCAATAGGGTTCTTGCTCATGAAAAATGGAAGAATGAATGTGTATGGTGTCACGAGCTATTTTGTGGAGATCCAAAGTATGGAACCTCACATCTAAATGCTCATTTAGCAAGATGTGCTTCTAGGCAGCCAAATCATTTTTATTCTTTAATCCTAAGTAATGTTTCCACCTGCCAATGGTAACTTACTAATGTTTCCACTTGACTATTGTTTAGGTGCCGACTTAGTGCATGCTTGCATGGAGTAGTGAAGAATGAAGAATAGAAGTCTTAGAGATTTGATGTTGTAGGATGTGTGTGTGGCTGTGTCCTTTATTATGTTCACCATGGATGTGTGATTTGATGTTGTAGGTGTTGGgggacgtagtaataattcaaaaatttcctacgtgtcaccaagatcaatctaggagatactAGCAATGAGAGAGGGAGAACATCTTCGTAccattgaagatctctaagcggaagcgttactataacgcggtcgatggagtcatactcgcggctatccgatccaagcaccaaacgaacggtgcctccgcgttcaacacacctacaactCGGGGACGTATCcttcttcttgatccaacaagggtgaaggagaagttgagggagagctccggcagcatgacggcatggcggcggtggagcttgtggttctccgacagggcttcgccaagcaccgcggaggaggagaagtggagaggtagggctgcgccaaggggagAGGTTCAAGGCTGTGCGCAGCCCTCCCAACCCCAACTATTTATAAGAGGGAGGGAGtggggccggccaccctaggaaaACCCTAAGAGGGGCGGTGGCAGccctaggaggagggggcgacggcggccctaggggtggcttgcctcccaagtcggagggaggcagccccacgccctagggttttgccctaggcgccttgggccacaCTTGGTGgcttgcaccagcccaccaggggctggttccctcccactttcggcccatgtgtccctccgggataggtggaccctcccggtgcacCCCTGGTACCcttttggtggtcccggtacaataccgataaaccccgaaacctttttGGTGACCGAAActagacttcccatatataaatcttcacctccggactattccggaactcctcatgacgtacgggatctcatccgagactcctaaacaaccttcggtaaccacatatacaattcccattacaactctagcgtcaccgaaccttaagtgtgtagaccctacgggttcgggaaccttgcaaacatgaccgagacacctctccggccaataagaaatagcgggatctagatacccatattggctcccacatattccacaatgatctcatcggatgaaccacgatgtcaaggatttactcaatcccgtatataattccctttgtctaccggtattatacttgcccgagattcgatcgtcggtatccctataccttgttcaatctcgttaccggcaagtctctttactcgttccgtaacacatgatcccgtggctaacttcttagtcacattgagctcattatgatgatgtattaccgagtgggcccagagatacctttccgtcacacggagtgacaaatcccagttttgattcgtaccaacccaacatacactttcgaagatacatgtagtgcacctttataatcacccagttacgttgcaacgtttgatacacccaaagcattcctacggtatccgggaattgcacaatctcatggtctaaggaaatgatacttgacattataaaagctctagcagacgaactacgcgatcttgtgatatgcttaggattgggtcttgtacatcacatcactACTGTCTATTGATCAACGACACCCAATGTCCATGGccgggaaaccatgaccatctattgatcaacaagctagccaactagagtctcactagggacatgttgtggtccatgtattcacacatgtattaaggtttccggttaatataattatagcatgaacaatcgacaattatcatgaacaaggaaatataataataaccattttattattgcctctagggcatatttccaacactaggatAGGAACTTTGAGTTTTGTAATCCATttgctaaaattattatgttatttGGTCAACCATGAGTGGGTGAATTTCTGAAATTTGATGTTTATCAATTATATTATGATTATTGTGACACTTTTATATTTATTCCAGCAGTGCAGATATGCTTTTTATTCCTGATTTATGTGTTGCTTATCTATGTCAAACTTCTCTAAATATTTTGTTACGTGCCTTTATTTTTGGACTGCTTGTTTGGATCAACAATGGTATCAAGTCCAACACAGTCAGATGCAAGTGCAGCAACTGTGAATGGAGATACACCGGCCTCAACGGTAGCATCAAAATGTGCATTCCGGTCACAACAGCTTATTGCTCATGACATCTGGCCTATTCCGGTCACAATGGTAGCATCAGAATCCACAGTCTCTAAAAGTGGTAGAATCCTCAGCTCTCACCGTAGTAGGCCTTTACCAAAGATGGTTAAAGCTATAATGTGTATGCAAGCTTGGCCTAATGCTGACATGCTAGGTAAGAAAATGCAAATGCTACTCTTTTGCTATTATCTGGTTTGTTGTTGCTACACTACTTTTTTTTTTCTTACACAATTTACTTGTTGCAATTTTAGGTGAGAACAATTCATCACTCTTTACTGAATTTCAAACTTGTCTTGACGATGAGGACAAACCAATGGTAACTTGACATTCGCAACTCTCATCTTATGTTTTGATTTGATTTGCAACTTTCGAAAATATCTTGTactatgtccatgatcaggatgaGGAACTCTCCACTTGCAATAACCATTAGGCTTGTTGCTTGCCTCCATGGAGTCATAGATAAAGATAATGGAGGATTGAGAAGCTAGTGGAATGGGCTCTTCAAGTCTTCATCTCATTTATTGTGCTTACCATGCTTGTGTTAAGAGTTAGAACTTTCGGCTTGTAGTCGTACTAAGTATTGTCATTTGTCCCAATCATACTTTTAGTTTATTAATTATGTTGTCAGACTTGAGTTGAGATGATTGAATCTGTCAAACTTACTGTGTTTAGACTTGAGATGATTGAATCTGTTAAAATTATTGTGGTTTGTGTTGCTATTTTGCTGTTGTTTTGCTTCTGTAATGGATGATTGTAATGAATGATTGTTGTCAAAATTATTGTGGTTAGTGCTGCCAatgtattgttgttttgttgttgtattGGATGATTGATCTGTGAAAAGTTATTGTGGTTTGTGCTACTAATCTACTACCGCTTTGTTGTTGGTGGTCTCCATGGAGATCCCCATGGGGATCGGGTACCCGTGGATTGCGGGGATGAGGACTGTTCGCCCCCCCTCCCGCGCGAAGGTTGACGGGGCTAGCGGGGATGGGCATTAGTGGGGATCGGGGCGAGGACGATGGTGTGTCCCTCGGTGATCCCCGTCCCCATTGCCATTTtgaatctcacgtgatgatcggacttgggttggtggatttggatcatgtaacactcgaAGAACCTGAGGGATGTtcagttgagtgggagttcttaagtaatatgattaattgaacccattatcatgaacatagtctgagTTGCCTTTGCagattgtgttgtagatcaatggctcgcgtagtagctcccctgaattttaatgcgtttctagagaaagctaagctgaaagatgatggaagcaactatacggactgggtccgtaatctGAGTACTATCCTCACGGTTTCGCAAAAggtttatgtccttgatgcaccgcttcaggcagcaccccctggtcgcgtccgcagatgttgtgaacatctggcaAGCGCGTGTTGATGACTACTCGATAATTCAGTGCGCCATGTTGTATGGCTTGGAATCGAGACTTCAGAGGCGTTTTGaacgccatggagcatatgatatgttttAGGAGTTGAAGTTAGTTTTTGAAGCtaatgcccgaatcgagaggtatgagacctttgataaattctttgcttgcaaaatgaaggagaatagttctatcagtgaacacatactcaaaatgtgtgggtactacaACCATTTGAGTCAGTTGGGAGTTGAGCTTTCACCTGAGacgatcactgacagagttcttcattcacggccacctagctacaagagcttcatgatgaatataatatgcaagggatgaacaagtcattctccgagctattcgtgatgctgaaagtcgcggaagtagaaatcaaaaaggagcataaagtgttgatgatgaataaaaccactagtttgaaaaagggtaagggcaagaagaagggaaacttcaagaagaacggcaagtcAGTTGCCGCTCCCGTGAAAAAAAAAACAAGGGTAGCCCCAAGcctaagactaagtgcttctattgcaagggaaatcgccagtggaagcggaattgccacaagtatctggccgataagaaggttggcaacgtcaacaaaggtatatttgatatacatgttattgatgtgtaccttactagctcccGTAGTAGTGCGCGGgcatttgataccggttcagttgcttatatttgtaactcaaaacaggaactacgaaATAAATGAAGGTTGTcataggatgaagtgacgatgagcgtgggaaatggttccaagcagTGGCGCATCTAGCATTACAATAAAGGGTAGGCTCAAAACATCAAGTTTCTAAGTCTAATTAGCAATTGCATTGTGATTCTTGCATGTAAAGCatctaaatataattttttaagTGGTATGGTTAGCTGAAATATGTTTGTGAAGGTTAGGCTTAAGCCTGATGATGCCTACCTAGTAGACTCgcttcaaggttgatgtgatcgccgtcgacacGCTTGCTCTTCGAGTACCATCGAAATTAgttatgaacctgaataattgttatttgatgcccgcattgagcatgaatattatatcttCGAAGAGTGACATCAACGTGGAATCCAGGGACGTGTGGGAGTGGCGTCTGTGCGGCGTGCACAGACAGTGGAGGGGGTGGGTATTTAGGAGAGGGTGGAGCCAAACTCGCGGACAAAGGAGGGAAGGGACTTCAGTTGTCGGCGGCTGGGTAAGAGGGCTTGGGGCTTTTGAGCAAGACTGCGGCTACGCGCTCGCAAGCAGAAGACCCCTCGCTCGGAGTCAGCAAAGGGTTGGGTGTTTGATTTTTTCTTAGCGGAGGCTCATTCACCAAAATTTGGTCAGAGAAAATCAAAAACGGAAGACGAGGGACATTTCCTTTTTGTTATGCAAATAGATAAGTGGGAAGGAAAGAACGACACAAATGATCGAGGAGACGAACAAACGAAATCACTACAAACCAACCATCACAACCGCACACTCCCCTTTTAGGAGCAGAGATTTTAGATGAGCCACCAAGCCAGGCTAAATCAGCAAATCTACTCTAAGCAACCAAGACCATCAACGAGGGCCCAACTTTGGAGCACAAGCATAATAATATTTTAAACAGGGTGAACAAAGTCATCAATTATTACACGTTTCCTCCAAACCTCAAGAGCATAAAGAAGAGAATCGTTCCACGGAATAACAATGCATACTTCAGACCATTTCTGACAGTATGTGCCGATATCTGCTGTAGTCCGATGTCGTCTTGAAGCTCGGTGTGAACTCAGCAAAGAAGCTTAGCACGGCGGCAAGGTTTGGCGCGCTGCTCTTGGCCACGGCTTCTTCCAAGAACAGGGAAGGCTGCACGGTGATAACCTGGACCGATCACCATGTCAGCAACAAAGCATTCGATAAAGCTAGGATGGTGCTAACTTGAGCACCGATTTTCAAGGGAATCATCAACTCAGAAACTAACTAACTTAGTTGAAGTAAGTTGCAACGCATAAAAGAATACGTCATAATTCGCTGTTTTCAACTTGATACATGGAAGCAGCAACGAGAAGTACTCAACAACAATGCAGCATCAGTAGGGCAGGCGGATACCTTGTATTTTCGAGCATAGCGTAGAGCCTCCAGGTAGTACCCGTCTTGGAGTAATGCGGCCACGTAGTCATGGTGCAGGCACCTCTCCCGAAGCATGTCGACGCCCAGCTTCCTTGTCAGCAGATGCTGCCGACCCAGTTCAATGAGCTGAACTGCGAGTTCCCTGGACGGCTCTAGGATCTGCAGGAATTTTTCGATTGGCAGAATGAAACCATACTTCTTTACCACGTTCACTTAGGAAGCTGATAGTggtcaattttttttgttttacgtGGAAAAGGTCAAAAAAAAAAATGGTACAAACTCTCACAGGTTACCACAGCATACAAACATAAAAGCCTAGTGATTCGTGCTGACAAAAATCTGATGCCCATGTTGAATTTCCATCTGTAAAATGAACTGATGGGCTCAATTAGAGGCCTGTTGTATGAAGCTCAAGTATCCAGGGGGCAGGCGGGGGGTCATCAGACAAGTCAGGTGCAGACTCAGATTCAACAATAGTCAATGCTAGATGCTAGTAGAGAGAGTCACAACTGAAACTTTACATAAATGATATTCAAAGACTAATAGTACTACCTAAAGGAAACTGCAAACTACAGTTGACATCTGTATTTTCTTCAAAAGTGAATTGCTTTGCTCGTTTCCAGTCATGCTGAATAGGACGTTATTCATGTATTTTTCATCCAGTGATGGATGAAAAAGGGTGTTGGATTGGACACTATTCATACAAATTTAAGGATAACAATGTGTTTGGAATCATACTCGTCAATATGTTTGGAATCATACTCGTCAATATATTTAACCCTACTTGCACTAATAGTGATTTCAATTTTCTTCGCAAAACAGTAATATATTTAACCATCAGCATGCACGACATGATTGATTGTCCTAGTGTACTTAATGGTAATTGCCACACAGATCATTAATAATGGTGTTGAAATAACAAAGCCAAAAAGGTAATATATTTAACCACCAGCACATACGACATGATCGGTTTTGCTAGTCTAGTTAATGGTAATCGCCCGCTGATCATTAACAGTGGTGTTGGAATAACATACTGACCTTAGATACAAACATCATGATTGATTGTGCTAGTCTACTTAATGGTAATTGCCACACTGATCATTAATGATGGTGTTGGAATAACATACTGACCTTGTTCGATACAAACAGCGCTATTTCAGCATAACGGTTGCTGCAGGCCAACAAAGCAGTCATCATGACATGAAGGTCGGGAGGAGCCTTCAGCCCAGCTTTTGACAGGCTGTATACAAAACAGGACAATACTTAGTGTTCCTTTTCTTTGTTGCTTCTAAGTTAATTTTACAGAACACTAGAAGTACCTTCGTAAAAACTCCATGATGACAGCAATAAGGTATGCAGGATCACCCATCATTTCATCTTCAACAAGCATAAAGACGGACTGGACCATTTCAATTGGTGAAATTGCCACACTAGCAACATGTGTTCCATGCTGCATTGATGTACCAGAAGCCAATGGTTGGCTATCCTCACCTACAACCTGCGGTCTTTTGCTGGCAGCATCAGATATCTGGGAACTTGATGTTGCCTGACTTACCGCTCTCGATGCACTGGCAATACCATCAGAATCGGAGGATGTGTTCAAAGATGACCTGTCTACATGTGCTGCCAGGTTGGCAGTTCCATGCTCAACTCCTGAATTTGATTGTGACTGTCTACTCTCAACCCCACTTGCTGAATCAGTGTTGATAACAGGTCCAATCATGGTTCCAGGAGGTTCCTGAGAAACCACACGGGAGTCCTCAACAGGCTGAAAACTTGACTGTTGGTTTTGCTCAGACGTCCTCCTAACCCCAGCGGCACCGCCTCCCATTTTCATCAAACGGGAGTATGAATCAAGAACGATATCCATTGCCTTTGCAACCAAAGTTATTGGTCTCCTTTCCAAGATGGTTGTTCGGACTATAGCAAGGCTTAGTGTCTTAACCTGACGTATGTTTCAATAAGAAATATCATGACAATGGTAATAGATGGCAAAAATTGAACTATCAGATGGGCATATCTACAAAGTAGTGAAATCGTCTTTTACCATACTCAGGTCAGACTTTCGTCTCTGAAGGAATTCCAAAATCGAAGGAGCATCAGAAGTGCTAGCAGTAATAGCCTAGATTTCAATTTACCCAAGTCAGGGAAAAATTGTATTTGTGTTGAGGATGAATTAATCAAGGAATAATCCATTGCCAATTCCTTACCTCCAGATCTAAATGAAGTTTCCAGAGTAGCCCATTCTCAGCATCACAGATGAGGTCAGGAATGAGAAAGTTCCAACCTTCTCCATATAAAGTCCCGCCATATGCACTTGATTGCTGATCTGCAGGCTGTGCTGCTTGCTTACTATTGCTGGGCAGTCCTCTCACAAGCAGTGGAAGTGGTGCAGATATTGGTGCGTAAGAATCCATAAATACATCATAAAGTATGACAACTTTTGCATCAATTTGATGGACCATGATTATATTATCAACTGCACTAACCGCAATTCTGCTTGAATATACTGGGAGAGTACCCTGAAATAACAAACTATGAGTTAGGGGACTACGGTTTTTTCTTGACAGCAGAAATAGAAGAACATTCCCAAACAGGGATTTCAGAACCTAGACCAGACTAAAGAGTTTTGTGATCACCGACCAAGACACTCCTTAAACAGAACTTGGCCAAAAGCAGCAATAAGGCATTTTTCAGCCAAACTTAGAACAGTTTATCAACTTTTCAGGAACGCAAGTGTTTACTTACAAGGGACAAACGGACAGCTAAGTTCTATAAAATATGTAACTGTAAACAGACATATTCCCTCTGATCTAAAACTAGTGTCCTGGTTTTAGTAGGAGGGAGTACAGTTTAATGTAAACCAAGTAGTTTCCTACCTAACCAGGCCCAGGATGTCAAACTGAACCACAACGCATAGACCTAGTGTCAACTTTAGATCCAGCTACCGCGGCCTTCTAAGGAAGGAAACAACAGACTGGAATCGAAGCATGTAACGTAAGCTTAGTTACATAACAGTCTAATCATCATGTCCTTATAAGAACTAATCCC encodes:
- the LOC123447376 gene encoding regulator of MON1-CCZ1 complex translates to MQGGLTSPGALSHAYVQHPPLRCDIPDIKGLFYDDANKFLVAPTADRILYWKIASSTQSGPPNSDPINEGPILSVRFSLDQKAIGIQRSSHEVEFRNRETGEGCSKKCRADSETILGFFWTDCPTCDVIIIKTSGLDLLVYEPQSNALRLVESKKCNATWYLYTHESRLLLLASGMQCTLFTGYQFSAGGIVKLPKFEMVMSKSEANNKPVLAAADVHIVTVYGRIYCLQLDRVGMALNLYRFYRDAVVQQGTLPVYSSRIAVSAVDNIIMVHQIDAKVVILYDVFMDSYAPISAPLPLLVRGLPSNSKQAAQPADQQSSAYGGTLYGEGWNFLIPDLICDAENGLLWKLHLDLEAITASTSDAPSILEFLQRRKSDLSMVKTLSLAIVRTTILERRPITLVAKAMDIVLDSYSRLMKMGGGAAGVRRTSEQNQQSSFQPVEDSRVVSQEPPGTMIGPVINTDSASGVESRQSQSNSGVEHGTANLAAHVDRSSLNTSSDSDGIASASRAVSQATSSSQISDAASKRPQVVGEDSQPLASGTSMQHGTHVASVAISPIEMVQSVFMLVEDEMMGDPAYLIAVIMEFLRSLSKAGLKAPPDLHVMMTALLACSNRYAEIALFVSNKILEPSRELAVQLIELGRQHLLTRKLGVDMLRERCLHHDYVAALLQDGYYLEALRYARKYKVITVQPSLFLEEAVAKSSAPNLAAVLSFFAEFTPSFKTTSDYSRYRHILSEMV